In the genome of Paenibacillus pabuli, the window TGTTATCGATAAAGAGCAACACGTCACGGCCTTCTTCATCACGGAAATATTCCGCCATGGTCAGACCTGTGAGGGCTACACGAAGACGTGCGCCTGGAGGCTCGTTCATTTGTCCGAAGACCATCGCTGTTTTGTTGATAACGCCGGAATCACTCATCTCGTGATACAAGTCATTACCTTCACGTGTACGCTCACCAACACCCGCGAATACGGAGATACCACCGTGTTCTTGTGCGATGTTGTTGATCAATTCCTGAATCGTTACGGTTTTACCTACACCGGCACCACCGAAGAGACCGATTTTACCACCTTTGGCGTAAGGAGCCAACAAGTCGATAACTTTGATTCCTGTCTCCAGCATTTCAGCCTGGGTAGTCAGTTCATCAAATGCAGGAGCCGAGCGGTGAATCGGATTTTTATGTGCAGCAGCTACAGTGCCGCCCGTATCAATGGCTTCGCCGAGTACGTTAAATACACGCCCCAGTGTCGCTTCCCCAACAGGTACAGAGATTGGAGCTCCTGTATCTACGGCTTCCATACCACGAACGAGTCCGTCCGTGGAGGACATCGCGATACAACGTACCCGGTTGTCACCCAGATGTTTCGAAGCTTCGAGTGTCAGATTAACACTCACGCCGCTTTCGCTCACTGTAGTGATCGTAATGGCATTGAGGATTTCCGGCAGACCGCCGCGATCAAACTCGACGTCAACAACCGGACCCATGATGCTCACAACGCGTCCTTTGTTCATCTTAACGTTCCCCTCCTACAAGCCTGCTACTTTTGCAAAAATAAAGTACCGTTCGTTTATCTTTGCTCTGCAAGCCTTCATTAATAAAAAACGGTTAGCTTTGTGCTGCGTTGGCACCTGCCACAATTTCTGTAATCTCCTGCGTAATCGCCGCTTGACGGGCACGGTTATAGGTCAATGACAAGTCATTAATGAGTTTGGATGCATTTTTGGTTGCATTACCCATGGCCGTCATTTTCGCGCCCAGCTCACTCGCTTTACCGTTCAGAAGTGCACCATAGATCAGCGTTTCCGCATAACGCGGAAGCAAAACCTCCAGTACAGCTTCAGGAGACGGCTCATACTCGTAGCTTGCAGTCGGTCCTTCTGCAGCAGTTACCTCAGGTGTTTCCATTGGTAGAAGTTTTTCCACTGTAGGAATCTGGGTCAACGCATTCACAAAGCGGTTATAACAAATGTACAATTCATCAAATTTACCCAATTCAAATCCTTGCACAGCTTCGTGTGCGATGGATTTGATATCTGCAAATGATGGCGAATCGGAAAGATCCGTTATCGTGGATGTCATCGCCATTTCACGCCGTTTAAAATAATCGCGTCCCTTACGTCCAATGACGAACAATTCGTAGTCATTCTGAGAGTTGTGTTTTTCTTTGAGTGTCAGGTTCACCTGACGCAAAATATTCGCATTGTAACCACCCGCAAGACCGCGGTCCGATGTAATAACCAGATAAGCTGTCTTTTTGACCGGACGACTTTCCAGCATCGGATGCTGAACTCCTTGCGTGCTTTTTGCAATACTTGCCACAACTTCTTTCAGCTTCTCCGAATAAGGACGAGCTGCTTCCGCTTTTTCCTGCGCTTTACGCAGTTTTGCGGCAGCTACCATCTCCATTGCTTTGGTGATCTGCTTGGTGCTTTGTACGCTTTTAATTTGCCGCTTTATTTCGCGCATGCCTTTTGCCATGATTTCACCACCTCAAAACTTTGGCGGAGCCAAAGTTACTTCGTAAGCATCAACACAAGTTTTGACGTAGTCAAAACTACTTCGTAAGCACATTGAAACTTTGATAGATCAAAGTTTTACATGCAGACATGCGGAATCGGTTAAACAACTCCGCAGCTGCAATCATCTATTTAGACAGAGACGGCGAAGCTCTTTCTGAACTTCTCGATTGCACCTTTCAGTGCATTTTCATTGTCTGCAGTCAATTCTTTTGTATCACGGATGGACCCGAGAATTTCCGGATGGCTGCTCTCCATGAACGCGAGGAACTCACGCTCGAAACGAGTAACATCACCTGTAGGAATCTCATCCAGGAAACCTTTAACCGCTGTGTACAAGCTGACTACCTGTTG includes:
- the atpD gene encoding F0F1 ATP synthase subunit beta, giving the protein MNKGRVVSIMGPVVDVEFDRGGLPEILNAITITTVSESGVSVNLTLEASKHLGDNRVRCIAMSSTDGLVRGMEAVDTGAPISVPVGEATLGRVFNVLGEAIDTGGTVAAAHKNPIHRSAPAFDELTTQAEMLETGIKVIDLLAPYAKGGKIGLFGGAGVGKTVTIQELINNIAQEHGGISVFAGVGERTREGNDLYHEMSDSGVINKTAMVFGQMNEPPGARLRVALTGLTMAEYFRDEEGRDVLLFIDNIFRFTQAGSEVSALLGRMPSAVGYQPTLATEMGQLQERITSTKKGSVTSIQAIYVPADDYTDPAPATTFAHLDATTNLERKISEMGIYPAVDPLASSSRILSPEVVGEEHYNVAQGVKRILARYNELQDIIAILGMDELSEEDRALVYRARKIQRFLSQPFHVAEEFNGIPGKYVPVKETVRSFKEILEGKHDDLPEAAFLFVGTIEEAVEKAKTLV
- the atpG gene encoding ATP synthase F1 subunit gamma translates to MAKGMREIKRQIKSVQSTKQITKAMEMVAAAKLRKAQEKAEAARPYSEKLKEVVASIAKSTQGVQHPMLESRPVKKTAYLVITSDRGLAGGYNANILRQVNLTLKEKHNSQNDYELFVIGRKGRDYFKRREMAMTSTITDLSDSPSFADIKSIAHEAVQGFELGKFDELYICYNRFVNALTQIPTVEKLLPMETPEVTAAEGPTASYEYEPSPEAVLEVLLPRYAETLIYGALLNGKASELGAKMTAMGNATKNASKLINDLSLTYNRARQAAITQEITEIVAGANAAQS